The Molothrus ater isolate BHLD 08-10-18 breed brown headed cowbird chromosome 17, BPBGC_Mater_1.1, whole genome shotgun sequence DNA segment ttcagatggattaaatgtgtgccagagggccccatcccgggtgaggggtttcccccgagcaggtgaggcaccatttgtctctgcagcagaagtgtatgtggtgactctgttacagctctgttctttgtctttctttttaggaagtaaatctggataccagcagtcaaggtgagcagtggagagaagtagttgttattgctccagtctcagtttctggtgctgctctaagcttccattctctttttttgtgccTTAGGCAATCCAATCGGAGCCTGTcaagcccccgtcaccagccggccgacgcaccgggttccctgcacatgtgagccctgtggatgcgttagAGGATCTGGTGAGGAAGCCCTgatcttttctatttaaaggtgccatccaggtggtCTTGGtcagctgccaaggagttgcggtgagtaggggaagcaggaaggaggagcaagggtcccctcaggtttcagccatgccacatgacctcatctcctcttaccCCAGGCTTAACCCGTGACAACGGCATCAGCCTCGGAGCGTGGTTGaagggtgcggccccaggagccgggcattcttaggagaacagtgagtggcagaattgttgggttttggccagtgtgctgtGGAGATCATGcattgatatttgcattttttcatgtAGCTGACTGAGAAACAACAGGAAGctgttgaacaacagtgccagcaggaacttcccagatgttgaggctgccttcttttgcacctgacacggacctgcatccccagatgtctgagagataagtagaggcgtacaacccacagaggggatgaaagcggggcgcagggtagggacccactgggaggggtttttgagtctcctttggagatggggCTGTCCATGAAgtggccccttaggccccataaaagcaaagcctgacttttgatcacagtgctgaggtgcgcagggcagagcagtcccggtgtgtatcgtgtcacttgtcttttgtgtattatgtgtgtttggatatgtcatgtcttttatcttaggccttggaggggcctgtcagaaaccctggcatcattgttagcatctgtgctctctgcattcctcggcctggcacccaggccatagaactttcgcctcaggagctcagacaggcatcagactctcttgtctctttagaagcatccggtcagatgtcttttcaggtcttgttctgagctgtatggacagctctgccccgccaggatccattatggcggacaAGGACTCGAAAGAACatgagggcaggtagaggcttctggccgtaggattctcgggcatccatctttgcagttcttggaataaatcattcggttagcatcttgttcctccaggtttctctgagcctcatcagctcaccatcggtctctcCTCGGTCATCTCATTTGGCATCTTCTCAGTCCTTGCAGTCATcctttccttgccaggagatttctgtccgtgtcgtgtccccgttgtctgtcacgtcctgtcctgtgtcacgggtgtgtgcacacatttgtgccggagctgctctgccctgctgcatagcctggtgcaataggacAAGCCCTGGGGAgttgaaatttgtaatgtggggtgtacTTGGAATCTAGATGCCATTCCTAGATTGACCtaaggtgtttgcagcttttgagtTATCGtgcaggtgtttgacatatgttctgactttctttcaggtgcagatgcattgcacccatggcagagcccccatcctgggtgagtgggttcccacaagcaggtcagtcaccatttgtctctgcaggggaAGTGTCGAGGGTGAccctgttacagctctgttctttttctttatttttaggaagtaaagctGGATCTCAGCAGTCAAGTTCATTCTCAGCAgtcaagttcaggagagcaaggtgatcagGAGCATTTCTTGTTGCTGAGGTCTCAATTCCTGGGCCAAGTCTAAgtctccattctcttttttgtgcctTAGGCAATCCACTgggagcctgccgagccccagtcaccagccggccgacgcaccgggttccctgcacatgtgagccctgtggatacgttacaggacctggtgatgaagccctgaACTCTTCcatttaaaggtgccatccaggtgaccttgggcacctgccaaggagttgtggtgagtcggggaagtagggaggaggagcgagggtcccctcaggtttcagccatgccaaatcacctcatctctTAACACAGGCACCCCCTGggacgacggcctcggtctccgagtgtgcccgaagcgtgcggcccgagcagctgagcgttcttaggagaagggtgagtagcagacttgtgggattttggccgaggggctgccaagatcgggcactgatgtttggttttctttaatacagctgtctaagagtcaccagcccggtgccagcaggaccttcccagcTGACGAAGCGGCCTTTCTTCacacccgagaccggcatccccagctgtgcgagagataagtagagggccacgacccacagaggggatgaaagcagggtgctgggtcgggaattactgggaggggtttttcagTCTGCTTTGGAGGTGGGGGTGTCCAcgaagcggccccttaggccccataaaagcaaagcctgactttggatcacagtgctgaggtgtgcagggcagagcagtcccggtgtgtatcgtgtcacttgtcttttgtgtattatgtgtgtttgcatatgtcatgtctttttctttaggcctttgaggggcctgtcagaaaccctgcCATCATTGTTAGCGTCTgcgatctctgcattccttggcATGGCACCAATGCCATAGAACTTtggactcaggagctcagacaggcatcagactctcttgtctctttagaagcatccggtcagatgtcttttcaggtcttgttctgagctgtatggacagctctgccccgccaggatccattatggcggacgAGGACtcgaaagaacgtgagggcaggtagaggcttctggctgtAGGATTCTtgggcatccatctttgcagttcttggaataaatcattcagttagcatcttcttcctccaggtttctcggagcctcatcagctcaccctcggtctcccctcggtcatctccttttgcattctctcagtcctcgcagccattttccttgccaggagatttctgtccgtgttgtgtccccatTGTTTGTCatgtcctgtcctgtgtcacaggTGTCTGCACACAattgtgccggagctgctctgccctgccacatagcctggtgcaataggagaagtcccggggacttgaagtttgtaatgtggggtgtagttggactctaggtgggatttgtagatggacacaggatatctggagctcttaaggtatcctgcaacagtttgactcttgtcctaactttctttcagatgcagaaggataaaatccagggcagagcccccatcCCAGGTGCGGGGATTGCCCcaagcaggtcagtcactgtttgtttctgcagaggaagcataaaTGGTGGCTGTTACAGCATtgttctttgtctctctttttaggaGGTCAAGGCCgagagcagcagtcaaggcCGAGTGGGCGAGGTGAGCATTGAATAGcatacagaagcagttgttattgctgaggtctcagttttggtgcagctccaagcatctcctcttgtttttattttaggtggtcCACTTGCCATTTATCCTGGCCAAGCATGCCTATGCCAGGTGGGTGAGAGCTTAAGGTATCGGTGtggcatccttgtcagatttgggaggttgtgttttcacagtatctcagcatgcttttctgctttgtttcattgCAGGTGCTGTCGCTGCCCTAGGCACGCCCTGGAtcagaggagggcaggtgagtcgGAGTTTAGGCAGGCTGACTCCTAGGTGAGCGTTACACAGCAGCCTGCTAAgcgtgtcccttttctctttgcaggtatCTTCGGGCACCCTCCGGAgtcaaatcaagatttgaggtgagccAGGGCAGCGGTGCGGAGGAGTCCCGGGAATTACTGTTGTTGAGGGCAATAGTCAcgttttctgttttgtcttaggtaccctgaggaggctcgtaGCCAAAGCTTGGAAATGGCAGCACCAAAGCACACACGGAGAGCATCTCCACGTCCATGTGCGaccgaggatggattttgtccgCTCCTCTTCCAAAAGCTAAATGTCGGGGCCAGCTgttgggagaaggggaatagCCTTTACTCTCACAGGAGGCAATCAGATGTCAGCTTAGGGGAGAGGTCTGTAGCGGGGTGGGCtctctggaagtaaagggagagggtttcccctcagcctcgccagagcctttgccgggGGGGGCAGTTCCGACCCATCTTCACATTTCCGTGTACGTTGCATCGTCCGCCTCCCTCGACTCGACGTCGTCATGGATTTCCCCCGAGGAGCTCGTCTTCACGTCCGGAGCTACGGCCACGGTCACCCGGCAGTCGGCTTCCTTCTCTAGGCTCGCCGAGCCTCTCGAGCATCCGCTTAAGTACTTTGGCACTAACTTCTTTTAACGAGTTACATTTCATCATCATGTGGTCTTGTCAtagggcttcctttcctttggcatcatcagcctctggctcaccTTGCACTAGGAATCTCGGGTCCCtacggggacagtgccaggcagttgtCACTCGTCTCTGTGTTATGTCATCTGTGTCTATGTTATGTTGTCCGTGTCTGTGTTATGTAGTCTGTGTCCGTCATCTTCCACGTCATAGGCCCTCATTACGTCTCGACGCTTATCGGCACTATTCCGTGCCACGTAGGCCATATTCTACTCGCGTTCCTTTCTGGATATCCCTTATTCcggcatctttacatttttactctttgagacaggaatgtctCAAAGGGACAAGATGTTCTCATCCGTCTTCCTTCCCACTACCGGCTttggtagtgcctttttttccacgcCATTCTCTTGGACTTCCTGAGGGAGCGTCTTACACCCTCCTCACGTGACTGCAGGCGTTCCATAGGTTCCATCCTCCCGAGGGGTATAGGGCTCAAGAATTAATCTTCCAGAGAGCtatctcaagtcctggcttatactgtatgtacttacattgtttgtgcctatgctggtttatactgtatgtacttatactgtatgtacttacattgcgTTTACCTATGTTGGCTCACACTctatgtacttacattgtgtgtacctatgctggcttatatTGTATGGACTTACACTCCATGCACACTTGCACTGTATGCGTCTGCTTTTATTGTGTGTACTCATGTTGTACCACTTATGGtcggagctgccctgccctggcacatagtcacagttaggtagaagagttataaaaactttactgttcatctgtctttaATGGGGTTTTGGGTAGAAAATTTATTGGTCCAGAGCGGGGACAAGTCCTAGCTGTCAGCCACTCATCGACCGCTTCCTGTCGTCTCACAGGTCCCCGAGGCTGCCGATTTCCCCAGAATCTACCATTTGACGTCGAGGAGcggcagccagaagaagcgtGGAAGCGCGTTCTTCAGCGTCTCgaggaagagctgcagggaacGTTTAAATGGGAGGAGTGCGTGAGCGTGTGTGAGAGCACgtgcctgtgtctgtctgcGTCTGCTTGTCTCTGCGTGTGTGAGCGCATGCTGATTGGATTTAACCTTGTGTgtatgacttttgcttttcaggtttttcaactcatttgtaaatttagagtaaaaaatccccagccgggtttaccccccccacccccccggctgttttttttttctttttttttttcccccggctgggttttttttccccggtcccggtcggtcagcgaggcgacgttcatcgccaaagtttgggcacagaccctccagggaccgggtatttcttcaggcaggaggaatttttggagGCTCCCGGGAACCACGTTCCCAAGGAGCAatgattgctggggtgtaatttagcagttgtggTGAGAGGGATGGTGAGTTTGTGTGTCATTTGAAGGGggtgttaatggtagatgagtgctgttttttgtgtgcttttgttgttttgggtgtcctgtaacaataaatgcacaagtaatgaaaatagaaaaaggttatcatcttgtgttaatgtgtgtgttgtgttgtattgctctgtattgcagggtgagcacagggtgaactctctcctccttgctgtgacacctgggctggcagggatgacacagtgacctctgGCAGccgatgctgcctgtgccatcagctggcactgacgtgtttgatgaaaatccttttgctgggttttttctcctgagaagcctcagaacagaaatggaaccaataacaatctgctggctgtggagtgtgggctggagatggtttagcaacaggggcatcttgggttggtctcctgtgcattgtttctccttgatgaccaatcatggtccagcggtgtcggggctgtgatcagtcccaggtttttattattcattcctttccagctttctgatgtctccttgctcttttagtgtagttcgaatatctcattttctttaaatataatagagatcataaaataatatttcagccttctgaaagggggagtcgagattctcatctcctcccttgtcctggaggaccctcaaacaccaccacaatcagcgGCCGAGTGGGTTTGTGCGAGCCCCTCAGGAACCCTCGGCCGGTCCTGAGTCggcagccccggcacggccgagagcggggagacactctctgtgccccgagggtactgagggcacctgggctggggggaggacactctctgtgtgtgccccgagggtgctgagggcacctggcctggtcgcctttgcagcacaagagacaccagagacagcggtagatgataaaggg contains these protein-coding regions:
- the LOC118694428 gene encoding uncharacterized protein LOC118694428, producing MADEDSKEREGRRSRPRAAVKAEWARCCRCPRHALDQRRAGIFGHPPESNQDLRYPEEARSQSLEMAAPKHTRRASPRPCPRGCRFPQNLPFDVEERQPEEAWKRVLQRLEEELQGTFKWEECVSVCESTCLCLSASACLCVCERMLIGFNLVCMTFAFQVFQLICKFRVKNPQPGLPPPPPRLFFFSFFFSPGWVFFPRSRSVSEATFIAKVWAQTLQGPGISSGRRNFWRLPGTTFPRSNDCWGVI